The nucleotide sequence TTAATGTCGCATTAGGTAAGTGAGAAAGGTAATACTCAAATTTACTGAAATTCCATGGGTATCCACCAGCTTGATATAATGGCACTCCTGGACCAGGATACTCATTCTTGCTCAATACTATGTACTTTATACCAAGCAGGACTAGGAAATTTGTCACATTCTTAAAATTTCCAGGGAAGTACAAGTAAAGCGGGTTCGTAACCGTGTTGGGTATGGGAAGCTTCACAATTGTGCCCGTTATGAACTGAGAGAGAGGGTCAATATTGTGCAATGAAGCCATGGTAACGTTATCATGAATGTAATATATACCTGCAATATACTGTAAAGGTAATAATAATACATTATAGTTTTCTGCATTCTGGTGTAAATAGTAACCTACTTCTAAAAGCTCCTCTGGAGGATAGAACACATTAGTTGCTGCAACTGGTAAATAATCAAAGGTCTTTATTTGTTGATAAGAATCAGAGACAACAAAAGTGGACATGTAAACACTGACCAGTATTGACAGGAAAAGTAGCGATAGTATTTTCTTACGATTACTATTGAAAGTCCTCAAAAAGATAACTATTGCATACGAAACTAAAAAAGAGAGGAAAAATGCTACGGGGAATCCAGAGAAAACAAATTGAACGCTAAACATCAATCCTACAGCAATGAAACCTATGGAAGATTGAGACAATGAAAATAATGGGACTAGGTTTACGAAACCTACTGTTGCCCCTCCGATGATCAGAAGACTGAAAAAGGAAGGGTTGAATAACTTATTATCAGTCTTATTCTTCACAGACAAAATAGAGATTATAACTAATACGACGAAGAGGAGTAAACCAATCCAAGTATACCGATTAGGAGCGAAGAGTGAAAAGAGTGACAGAGGTGTAAAACTGTTATACTGATCTTGTAATTCAGCAATAGCCAGTGGCATCCCGTTAAACTGTCCATAAACACCGCTAGAGAAGGCATTTAAGGATGCAAAATAAACATTATATAACTCCTCCAATCCGGCTATAATTGCTAAACCATATAAAATGAGATTCTTTGTGAGGAATAACTTGAAGCTAATATTCTTTCTCCTCTCAGTGTATAAGGATATGAACATGATTAGGTAAATTACTAAGATCCAAAGGGTGTAGGAGGCAGTAACAAATTGATTACCACTTAACATGATGATATAAATAGGCAAAAGGGTCAACGTCAGGTAATTTCTCTCCAAAAATACATACTTCATTGCGAAGTGGAGTAGGAGTGGGAATAGCATATAAAAGACAAAGAACGGATAATTAACCCCTAATATCGGTGGTCTATATCCAAAGAACCCCCATGTATACATAAACCCTCCTAGAATCCCAGAGAGATAGATGTATGACTTATTCGTCTCTCTACCTAACAACGAGAGGAGAGTGTCAATCATCTTTACAAACCCAACTTTGGCTAAGAAAAAGAACAAGAGAAGGTATACCAGTTCTGATGTGGAGAAAGAGAGGTTAAGAACCTGAATTAAAAGGTAAAATATTAGTGCAGTGAAGAGGTTATGCTGTGAATAGGAGAAAGGAGCACCAGGAAAGAAATTATAATTCCAATAATCTACAAATATCTTATAAAGCCAGAGGGAAGGTATGAACGGAAAGCCTGAATCTATCCAGTAAATTATCCCACCTTTCAAGTAGTGTTCGAGAAGGAATAGGTCTAACAATAAGGTAGGTGGATAAAAGATAAGATCAAGCCGGCGAGCCCTGAGAAAGTCCATATTCCAATTTATCTAAAACTGCCAGTATATAAAGTCTAACCTTAATATTTAAAAATAATTAAGTGGTTTGAAAATGATTTTAATTATCATTATAGACTAAGTGGCTAAATTAAAGCACTTCTCATGAAAAAATTTATAATTGAATCCAGGGGAGTAAAAGTTAGATTGTACAGTCCTACAATAAAGAGACTAATTGAACTCTTGAGACAATACAAGAAAACTTACAAGAACTGGTATAGCGTGATGATAGATATATTCAGAAGTAAGGATAGGGTCAAATGTGCGTTTAAATATGGAGAAGTAATTGAACTGACTAGGCTAGAGGCTATTCTGTTGTCAGGGTTGGACGTAAAGAAGTTGACCGATGATGAGGTCACTTTTTCCTTTCTTGGTAAGAACCTGATCTTAAGGGGTTGGAAGGATGGGTTCCCAGGAGATGCATTTAACGACTATCGAAAGGCAGATGTAAGGGAAAAGAAGGTATTAGACATTGGGGCAGCGATAGGAGACTCACCAATATACTTCAGCCTAATGGGGGCGAAAAGTGTAGTAGCAGTTGAGCCTGATCCGAAAAAGGTCAAGTATATGAAAGTTAACCTGGAACTAAATGACATAAGAAACGTAATAGTAGTTGATAAGGCTCTATCAACAGTCGATAATGAAAGAGAAGTAAGATTGAATACACTTCTAGAGAAGTTCGGACCTTTTGATATAGCCAAGATTGACTGTGAAGGGTGTGAAAGGAGAGTTATCTCGGACATAAAAGGTATACCTGAAATAATTATTGAATGGGATTTTGAATATAGAAGTTTAGCCGAGAAGTTAAGGGAGGAAGGTTATGAGGTAAAGGTTGAAAAGCATGCTAGAGACCTTGGAATGATTTATGCTAGGTTTAAAAGGTAAAATTGGTAAGAAAAAGGGTATTTAGAGGTTTATTGTCCTAGTCCAAATAATAACTTATAGTGTTATAAAAAAGGAAAAATCTTCTTGTCATATATTCGTAAACATACGAAACTTAACCCTTAAATATTTAGTCCTCGTAATATCTCCTGGACGACAAAGATGCTTAAATTAAATTAGATTGACCCATATACTAATGTACGTTTCGAAGATGCCTGTTAATCAAATTTTCTTTCAGGTTAAAACCATGTACTATAGCCCTACTGAACTTAAAATATAACACTTTACTAAAGAGCAAACTTTGTACAAATACGAGGTTACGCTCATAATACGTAAAAATTTCTTGTGTAGCTTCAGGGCCAAATCATTAGTAAGAGTGACCTTAACGTCTCGTAATAGACTTTAATCTTAATGTAATGATAAATATAACAACTTCATCTATTAACATATCTTAGTCTATACTGAGGAAAGAGATCGTGATTAGCATCTCCAAGTTTTAATATCTCTCAATAATTTTATAAGTCAAGCGTTTCATATGGTTCTGTGCGTAGGCTAAAGTTATCAAGAGATAAATTAAGCTTCAAAACACTGATAAACAACTATCACCTGATAATTCTGGCACTTTCTTTCGTATTATTTAACATTATTATAAACTTCTTGTTTTTCGTAGTGCTTTATAATCTCAACTATTCGTCCTACAATTTGAGCATGTTCATACAAGAGTTGTATTCCGCATCTCAAGGAAAGCCCTTCTATGATACTATAAATTTACTTTTTAGGGGAATTCCATATGGGTTAGCCATACATCCTTACCTCATACTATATATTTTAGTACCCCTGTACAAGGCATTTCCGTCTTGGTTGACCCTATCGTTAGTGGAATCTCTTGTACTAACATTGGCTTCCCTCTACCTTTATAAGATAGCTCGAGAGGTATTACCTCAGAGTAAGTTACTTCCAGTTATATCATCTATGATCTTCTTATTTAATCCTTTAACAGTTGCATCTTTTCTCTCTGGCTTCCAGGTTTTATCATTCATACCCCTCTTTTATCTAGCGTCCTACTATTACTACCTTACTAAAAGATGGAAGCTATTCATAATATCAACAGCATTGTTATTACTCACATCGGAGGCATCATACCCAATTGTATTGACTTATATGGTTCTTTTGATTATAAAGAACAAAAATAATAACAAGTTACTTAGCAAGTCGTTCTTTAGGAGAAATATACTTTTCTTATCTGTGATTGTAGCTACTATAGTCATTGCATTAACACTTCCAACTTTTCTGCAAACTAAGTATACTGGTACATCACATAGTATCTTACAAGACATTGAACAATATTACTCGTTAAATTACGTTAATTATGATATACTTAATAAACTGGAATACTGGCTACTTGTATTTGGATCATTTGGTGCATTATCACTTTTCTCTCCTCTAGAATTATTACCAGCATTACCCTACATTTTACTTACTGTTATGTCATTTTATCCAAATTATTACACACCAGGGTATTACTACTTCTTCCTAGTACTACCTATGTTAGCTGTTGCTTTAGTTTACACCTTGAAAAAAATACATGATATAAAAAGGGTAGTAAGAGTAGCATTAGTGTTTGTCCTTCTTATTGGTGTTTTCTTCAATCCCTACATCTATACTACTTTTCAATCCTATAACTCCCCAAAAATAGTCTCGCCCGGCTATCCTCCATCCTTTAATACTACATTAGCTAGTGTTAACCAAATGTACATTAATGAGCTTACTTCACTTATTCCACCAAACTCCAGTATAGTAGCAACTACTGATCTCTTACCGTTTGTCTCAAATAGTATGAATGCATATGTTCTTCCACCATACTCTAACGTAAATTTAAATATATTGAAAAATTTAAACGTATTGAAACGATTAGCACCTACACCTAATTACTTATTAATTGACGGGTCATTTTTGACCCCGTCTTTTAATTCAATTGAAGGAAATTATGGTATATATGCTGAGACCAATGGTATATCATTATATAAGTTGAACTACTCAGGAGAAGTGAAACTATTTGCCCCGTTAATTCAGTTTATCCCTGCCTACGATTTTTACATTTGGTCTTATGTTCCACCCACACAAGTTAATGTGGTAAATGATAATCAATTCGGGAAAGTTTATATGTACGTTAAAAATGGTTATAAATCCGATGGAGCTACTCTGTGGTTTGGTCCTTACATTCATTTACCCCAAGGTACATATCTCGCTGAATTCTATCTTAAATTTGATAACGTCACTACTAACGGTAGTTTACTTAGGATAGACATTAATATAAATCCTTATGGGTCTCCAATTTACAAAATAATTAACTCGAGTGACATCGTTCAAGGAAAATGGATGAAATTCGATCTATTATTTACTATTCCTTATAATGAGCTATTATCGAGTGTGGAATTCAGAGGCTTCTCTATATCAAATCAATCCAACATTTATTTTGCAGGTGTCAAGTTAATTCAGATTAGTCCATATGTAAACTACATATATCCTGCCTGTGATTTCGCCACTATTAATGGTATTAAGCAGACCCAAGGAAATTTCATACTAGGTGGTTGTGACATAGTATTAAATAGTAGTACAGCTATCTGGTATGGTCCTTATATAACCTTACCAGAAGGAAATTTCACTGCCTATTATATTTTCTCTATGGACTTAAATAAACGGAACTTTACCCCTAACACTACTATACTTACTTTAGATATATCCTATGACATAGGCAAATACATTTTAAACACTTTGAACATCAACGATAGTGAACTCATTAGATATAATGTTAATGGAGTTTATCTAGTCCCCTTGACGTTTTCGCTTAACCAAACTACAAGTTATGTTGAATTTAGAGGATTTAATTTTAATGCCGAAGGAGAAGTATATTTCTACGGTGCAATAATAGTGCCAGACTATGATAATTATACCCCTAGTTTTTTAATAAATTATCTCAATTCTCTACAATAGTATATTTGACCTTTTTATTTAGACTATAAGGTCTAGACAGTAATATTGAATTATTATAGTAAATTTTTGGTTTGGAGGAGAATTAAATGAGAAAAAATTCAGATTTTACTTAAATTGAAAGTTATAAAGGAACAATTGATAATTATTTTCAAAATACTTTAAAGTATATGTATCATTTGAATAAGTTACTAATACTCCATAAAAGTATATATGAGCAGGCAGGTTAAAGTTGAATCCTCTAAACTCTATAAAACTCGTCGTTGAATTTAAAGTAATATTTACCTTTACTAGAAACAGATTATCATTAATTCTTAAGAGATCATTGGCAGTAATGCCCTTAGATACAATTATCTTACTAACCTTCTCAATAGGTATATCTATGTTCAATATTGTAGTGTTTTTATATAGACTAAGATCTGCGGTGTTATCTATGCCGATTATATAATACACAGTATAGTTGCCCTTAGGTAAGGTCACATAAGGACCGTACCATATAAATTCTGAAGTCTCATCACTGACTATATAAGGTGCTAAAAATGGGCTGTAAACTTTCTGACCGTGATAAACATCAAACATGCTGGCAGGATAGAAATAGAAAGAGTAAGGACTTATCTCAGTTATGTTAACACCTCCGAAATATATAGTTATATTTGGATAGTAAGATAAACCTCTAAACTCTAGTTGTTCAAAGTAGTCTTTTATCGTGAATATTATATTAAACACCATCCACTTCCCTTGAACAACATCATTTGAAGATATGATACTATAATTCAATGTACCTGAGGACGTACTTACAACCTCAACTCTCATAAGGTTTGTAATATAAAGTGGGACGTTTTCTAATTTGACGTAGAACTGAGCTACGTAAGTACCTGTAGGTAGGTTGTAATAGGGACCATACCAGAGAGGTGTATTTAATGGATAAGTGCCATTTTTATATACGTAAACTGTGCCAATTTGAGGATCATTTACTTCAAAATAAGTCGGTGATCCTACATAGAAGTTTAATGCAGAGAAATACTTTGAAAACGGTTTAAAGTAGACTATGGGACCAGTGTAATTTGCCTTAAGTAAGAGTAGACCGTTTGCCTCTGCCAACATACTGTAATTTCCTCGGATGTAACTTAGAAACAATTCAGGTTCACTGAGGAAAATATAGTCTGGAAATCTTGGTGAATATTTTAATTGGCTAGATGTTATTAAACTACCATATAACGGGTAGGAATTAAGGTTATTTGCCACAAATGGAAATAAATTATTACTAGCTAACACAACAGCATTTTCAGGTATTAATGAAGTCATATTAGATATGACCTCGTAATTTGAATTAGCTAAACTTAAATTGAAGGGTGGAACATACCCTCCACCGTAATATCTTGGGGAATTCATAGCTTGTAAGTTGTTATATGTAAAAGGATTTAGTAGAAATGAAATAAAGAGAACTATAACTAGAGCTACCTTAATTACTCCTGGTCTTTTCAACAATGTATTTAATGAATGTAGTGAGGCTGTTGCCATCGGTCCTAATGCGATAAACACGTATTGGTAACCTATTCCTGAATACGTCAACATTATTGAAAATAAAGATGTGCCAATATATGGTAGAGCTGGCAGTAACTCTATGGGGGAGAACAACGGAAGGAAACCGAAGGAAGCGAAATACATAAGCCAAAAACTCGACTTAAAGCTCCACGCATAATTTATTCCTTTTAGAAATAAATAAGTTATAGTAGAGTATAGATAATGGGTAGTAGAGGAATGAGAAGAGGTTGCGAAAATAGAGTTAAGATAATGAGGTATAGTTAGCCCCATTATTATTGATATAATAATAAAAATTAAAAATAATGTAGTATTTTTAAGAAAAAATTTAATTTTTGTTCCTTTTTTATAACTTTTTATTATCAAGTAAATCATAAATAGGATAACTATTGGGTACGCCGCTTCCATGGATAATAGTAAAAAGATAATGAATGTGGAAAACCTTCTCCAAGCTTTAATAAGGTAATAATAATATGCACCTAAATAAAATAAAGGAAAAAACACTTCTGCGTGGAAATCATATAGGTAACCAGATATAGAAAGAGGATTAAATAAATACAGGATAGTAAATATTAGTGGTAATGTTCTAAATCCATTTTCCTTAAATAATGTAGAGCCTATCTTATATACATATATCGATGATAATGATATAATAAGAGATTGAGTTAATGAAAGCGTTAGCCAAGATGGGAAAAAATAGTATATCGGTAATAAGAAGAACATTATGAAATATGGGTGGATACCCAATCCACTTATTACTCCATAATATGTAAAATTAGGCGAATCATAAAATATTCTTCCATGCAGAGTAGAATAAAGCTCCTGTAAGAAAATACCTAGGTCAAAAGCACCAGAGTAAAGATCATATAACCTTATATAAAACATCAAATTCACAAGAATGTTGAAAATGACATTCATAATAATCAAGACAACATAGTCTCGTTTTAAGTATCGGGATAAGGAAAGTATTGTATTATAATTAACATAGAATGCATAACGTCTAGCCATGACAGATATAGTTATAAGGTCAAGTTTATATTTTTAACTTAAACCATTTAATGTATTTTGTAGAGTACGTCTTTTTATTTATTTTAGCCCAATTATTATGTTAAATTTTTTAATAATAAAATAAATAGATGAAATTATTTAATAATGATAAAAATCTGTTCTTTTATGTTAGTGTTTGCTGTTATCATAAAAATGACATGAAACGTACAGCTCAAAATTTTTCATGATCGATGTAAAAAATATTACCAACTAGGGAAACCCTAGAATTCGTATTTTACTTATAAAAAGAAATAAAATTCTGCTCATTCCTCTAAGTTTTTTAGGTAAAAGGTTTATAGCTAGTGAAACTTTTTCCTTTCTTTATAATTTTTAAAGATTTTATAATTATAAAAATAGTTATAATTATAAATTCCTTTGAAATTAAATAGATAAAAGAAATTAATATTAATACCAACCTTTAAGTTCATGGTTATAGAGTGGTAATATTCCTTGATTTACACTAAAATGTAGGTAAGTAAGCTTGTTGTTATAATATTTATGATTTGGGAATTGATGCACTAAATATCCTTAGAGTTTGGGAATAAGATACAAGGACAGACTTACAGCCTTAACACTCGCAACAGCATCTATAATCAGCAAAATAGTCCGAGATAAAACCACTATATATCAAAGCTATTCATGGAAAAAGGATGTTGGTTGAGAAAAGTCATCTGAAGGTTATGAAAATAGCCATTCCAAAGTTACTTTCCGTGAACTTGCCTAGAACATTAAAGTATAAGATAATGGATGGCGACCAACAAATGGTTAGATAAAATTAGAGGAACAAGAAGAAGAGGGGTATTATGAACAAGGGAAAAGTTAATTTAGTGTAAACCAGATTACTCATTTCGGCGTCCGTGGATAACTTTTAGACAATCTCTCTTATAATCAAGTAATTATACATTATATATAATGTGTGAAAACTTCAGCTTAATTGAATTTACGCGATGATACTAAAAAATTCAGGCGTAATCAGGTTGACAAAGAACAAGAAGAATATAGGTTAAAAGTATATTCAAAACTAAGGTAGAGAGAAAATTCATTCCAGGACTTAATGGGTTCACAAGTTCGGTTATTTGATATGGAGATAAATCTCTTTTAAAGAACTGTTAGTGTTTCATTGATTTTTGAGGAAATGGTTCATTTCCTATTTATGGGTACAGTGCAGTTATATGGGTAAAAATCGTAGCAAAACATTTCCTTGTAATTTAATTTATGTTATCATGAACGTGTTAATTGTCCAGCTAACATACTCTGTGTATCACCCTTCTGATGCAAAAAGGACCAACAAACTTTGCGTACATAATTACATGATGTGTATGGGCAATCATTTTGTTATTTTAATATAAAATTAATTTTTCTTCTGTTTATGATCTAAAATAGGTGTTTTCAGGGTGAGATTTAGAACTAGTTATGAGGTGAGGAAAGTAAACAGATTAGAACTGCTTTACCTCATTCAAATAATACCTATTCTTCTAATGTATATAGGTAAAAAGGTTTCAACGCTTTGGATTAAATCTCAGAGGCTTGCCTTTTACTTGATAGTCTAGTTGGGAGACTATATTGGCACACATAACATTACTCTACTACCTCCATAAGTTTGCTAACTAATTATGGGCTTTATCTTGACATCAAGCGAGAGATTACTTACTTATTAACAAGATTAAGGTCTTGTTGGTGATTTAGGTATTATTATGTACGTGTTATTAGACACTGTGAGATTGGACTAATTACATTCTTTATGTCTAAGGAGTAGTTTTAATAGCTATGTAATGTTGAACGGTATTAAACTTATGGACTGGAGGAAGAAAAATGATCCCCGTATATGGCAAGGCACTAGCATACAACGCATTTAACTGGTTTGATACAAAACACTATGTTAACATTTTTAATAAGAGGAGTTTACTGAGTTAGTGTTCAAGGAGTTTAATATATAGATTTCCAAATATTGATCATTGCTTTACATACAAGGAGGATGATAGCTATACGACTAAAGGTATCTATCTCAGTGTATAACTCGATTTACTCAAGTGTTATTAGCATAACAAATATAAAATTGAATTTTATATATGTGAATGAAATTTTTGTTCATACTATATAAATAATTAATGAGAATATATCAACGATTTTGTGAGTGGTGACTCCTGATCCCTATTTTATCAGCTTACTCTATATATCAACTTCAATCTGTTTCAAGACATCAATCCAACGTTCTATCACGTTATCCCAATCATTTGCCTTAGCAGTCTTTATCCCATTCTCAACCAGTCTTAATGCTAAGCGAGGGTTACTTAACACTTCGAGAACTAGACTCAGTAACTCTTTTTCGTCATGATGTTTACTTACAAGCGCGTTTTCTCTATTTATTACATACGCCCTCATGCCTATGTTGTCTGTGGTTACAACAGGTGTACCGCACGACATTGCCTCAACAGTGGTTAACGAATAACTTTCTAGTCTAGAAGTTATTAAAAACACAGAAGCTTCATTATATAATTTGACCATCTCCTCATATGTTGGATGTGAATAGCTGATATATTTGAACTTGATTTTGTCTTTTAAAGTATTTAACACACCGTGATCCACAATTATTGCAGAGAAGTTAATCTTTTCAGCCAAAGAGTTCAAAGTACGTATAGCTAACTCTGAGTTCTTGATTTTCTCGCTTCTGAGAATAGTCATGATAACGTTTTTCTCGCGTTTATCGTAACTTTTTAGAACTCTAAATAACTTACTATCCACACCTACTCCAGTCACAAAGACTCTAGTACTACTTCTGAGCAAGGGTTTTGCTAACTTAGCATCTATGTTTGATAATGCAAAGTAGTAATCATGAGGTAGGAAATAAGAAAGATACCACCTAGGGTCACTTGAATACAGAACTGACATTGGCACTAATAGCTGAGGGAAAAAAGCTAAGCGTTTTACTTTTCCTTGCCATTTAGCTAAGAAACCCCATAAAGCTGTTTTAAACTCATTTACTATTAGTAAGTCTGACTGAGGTATTATCTCCATAACCCTTTTAGCAAAGTCGAAATCAATCCCTAAAAGGTGAGATAGAGCATAGTAATAGTCAAATCCTGCAAATTCCTTAATCATTTTGTATTTAAAGCTGAGAGGTGAAAGTAAGTACTTTAACACCTTTGGCTCTTTAGGGTATATTATGGGGACTTTGTTGTGATCATAATACCACACCTTAGCTCCTGTAGTGACTATCTTTACGTCAAATCCTCTCCTTAAGAGTCTATTAGCTATTTCGAGTATGGAGTAGTTACCTCCAGTTAAAGGTAAGCGTCCAATAAGGAATGTTATACTAAGCATGGTTATACTTATAACTAATTTGTACTATATTAACATTTAAAATCTCTCGTCTTTAGGAAGCTAATGAACGTTAGGAGATCAATTATGGTTCATTTACGAATTAACCTGGTATTATTACTGAGGCACATAACTTAACCTGAGTTTACCACATCAACTCCAGAGTAATCACGGATTTACTAAGTCTATATCTATATCGCAAGAGTTATCAAACATAGTAAGTAATGATCTTATGAGTAGAAAAACTAATAAGAACATAACAACCTACAGTCTTGTAAGAGATATGTTAAAGAAAGTACTTGTAGTGACAGATCCTCTTTCACCTGGAGGCGCATCAAAACATGCTAGAGAGGTTCTTAAAATATTACCGAAACTAGGTCTGGAAGTAAAACTATATATACCCTTTATTCACGCAATCCCACAATCTCCTGAAGAAAAAGAAAGGAAGTATTTAAACTTAAAAGAGCTAGAACGCAATGGAGTAGAGGTATTCCCAGAGGTTTGGAAATACTTGGAGATGGAAAAAGAAAAAGAAAATATATTCCCT is from Sulfolobus acidocaldarius DSM 639 and encodes:
- a CDS encoding DUF2079 domain-containing protein — its product is MNVIFNILVNLMFYIRLYDLYSGAFDLGIFLQELYSTLHGRIFYDSPNFTYYGVISGLGIHPYFIMFFLLPIYYFFPSWLTLSLTQSLIISLSSIYVYKIGSTLFKENGFRTLPLIFTILYLFNPLSISGYLYDFHAEVFFPLFYLGAYYYYLIKAWRRFSTFIIFLLLSMEAAYPIVILFMIYLIIKSYKKGTKIKFFLKNTTLFLIFIIISIIMGLTIPHYLNSIFATSSHSSTTHYLYSTITYLFLKGINYAWSFKSSFWLMYFASFGFLPLFSPIELLPALPYIGTSLFSIMLTYSGIGYQYVFIALGPMATASLHSLNTLLKRPGVIKVALVIVLFISFLLNPFTYNNLQAMNSPRYYGGGYVPPFNLSLANSNYEVISNMTSLIPENAVVLASNNLFPFVANNLNSYPLYGSLITSSQLKYSPRFPDYIFLSEPELFLSYIRGNYSMLAEANGLLLLKANYTGPIVYFKPFSKYFSALNFYVGSPTYFEVNDPQIGTVYVYKNGTYPLNTPLWYGPYYNLPTGTYVAQFYVKLENVPLYITNLMRVEVVSTSSGTLNYSIISSNDVVQGKWMVFNIIFTIKDYFEQLEFRGLSYYPNITIYFGGVNITEISPYSFYFYPASMFDVYHGQKVYSPFLAPYIVSDETSEFIWYGPYVTLPKGNYTVYYIIGIDNTADLSLYKNTTILNIDIPIEKVSKIIVSKGITANDLLRINDNLFLVKVNITLNSTTSFIEFRGFNFNLPAHIYFYGVLVTYSNDTYTLKYFENNYQLFLYNFQFK
- a CDS encoding FkbM family methyltransferase, which gives rise to MKKFIIESRGVKVRLYSPTIKRLIELLRQYKKTYKNWYSVMIDIFRSKDRVKCAFKYGEVIELTRLEAILLSGLDVKKLTDDEVTFSFLGKNLILRGWKDGFPGDAFNDYRKADVREKKVLDIGAAIGDSPIYFSLMGAKSVVAVEPDPKKVKYMKVNLELNDIRNVIVVDKALSTVDNEREVRLNTLLEKFGPFDIAKIDCEGCERRVISDIKGIPEIIIEWDFEYRSLAEKLREEGYEVKVEKHARDLGMIYARFKR
- a CDS encoding glycosyltransferase family 4 protein, whose translation is MLSITFLIGRLPLTGGNYSILEIANRLLRRGFDVKIVTTGAKVWYYDHNKVPIIYPKEPKVLKYLLSPLSFKYKMIKEFAGFDYYYALSHLLGIDFDFAKRVMEIIPQSDLLIVNEFKTALWGFLAKWQGKVKRLAFFPQLLVPMSVLYSSDPRWYLSYFLPHDYYFALSNIDAKLAKPLLRSSTRVFVTGVGVDSKLFRVLKSYDKREKNVIMTILRSEKIKNSELAIRTLNSLAEKINFSAIIVDHGVLNTLKDKIKFKYISYSHPTYEEMVKLYNEASVFLITSRLESYSLTTVEAMSCGTPVVTTDNIGMRAYVINRENALVSKHHDEKELLSLVLEVLSNPRLALRLVENGIKTAKANDWDNVIERWIDVLKQIEVDI
- a CDS encoding DUF2079 domain-containing protein, whose product is MRRLKLSRDKLSFKTLINNYHLIILALSFVLFNIIINFLFFVVLYNLNYSSYNLSMFIQELYSASQGKPFYDTINLLFRGIPYGLAIHPYLILYILVPLYKAFPSWLTLSLVESLVLTLASLYLYKIAREVLPQSKLLPVISSMIFLFNPLTVASFLSGFQVLSFIPLFYLASYYYYLTKRWKLFIISTALLLLTSEASYPIVLTYMVLLIIKNKNNNKLLSKSFFRRNILFLSVIVATIVIALTLPTFLQTKYTGTSHSILQDIEQYYSLNYVNYDILNKLEYWLLVFGSFGALSLFSPLELLPALPYILLTVMSFYPNYYTPGYYYFFLVLPMLAVALVYTLKKIHDIKRVVRVALVFVLLIGVFFNPYIYTTFQSYNSPKIVSPGYPPSFNTTLASVNQMYINELTSLIPPNSSIVATTDLLPFVSNSMNAYVLPPYSNVNLNILKNLNVLKRLAPTPNYLLIDGSFLTPSFNSIEGNYGIYAETNGISLYKLNYSGEVKLFAPLIQFIPAYDFYIWSYVPPTQVNVVNDNQFGKVYMYVKNGYKSDGATLWFGPYIHLPQGTYLAEFYLKFDNVTTNGSLLRIDININPYGSPIYKIINSSDIVQGKWMKFDLLFTIPYNELLSSVEFRGFSISNQSNIYFAGVKLIQISPYVNYIYPACDFATINGIKQTQGNFILGGCDIVLNSSTAIWYGPYITLPEGNFTAYYIFSMDLNKRNFTPNTTILTLDISYDIGKYILNTLNINDSELIRYNVNGVYLVPLTFSLNQTTSYVEFRGFNFNAEGEVYFYGAIIVPDYDNYTPSFLINYLNSLQ